In one Nitrospira sp. genomic region, the following are encoded:
- a CDS encoding transporter, producing MRALSRKLLVSVLGIIGVAVGNLASLPSVYASCGAVSCFVVIGSQQQVPQTGVLTVNGIYNYTPMRILNGTSGIIPGVDQANRQMILDHHQETRTITQQATLDVNYGISERFGLQVTVPYLWRTHQHIDGIGEDGLNGEGAATRFSTNGIGDIRVGLKYNVLPTLRSMVVFGFGVYVPTGATGAHDNAGTRMESPAQLGRGQVGINPTIYQSYELIPHRLNQFFSASYRHTFRNNDGYQFGDEYMLNAGLNVVTTPWLVLTGQVNYRYLVHDNFSSSLLRSAIPADAPDFPGEPVLIDPNIRSRAVPTTGSTYHAFSPGFQIDLGQLVQSSVTNMTSLYFYAQIPFARDANNSLVQGTSFVFGLTKSFQMISVGS from the coding sequence ATGCGGGCTCTCAGTAGAAAACTCTTGGTGTCTGTTCTGGGAATCATCGGGGTGGCCGTCGGCAATCTGGCCTCCTTGCCCTCAGTTTATGCCTCCTGCGGGGCAGTCTCGTGCTTTGTCGTCATCGGGTCTCAGCAACAGGTTCCCCAAACCGGGGTGCTGACCGTCAACGGCATCTACAACTACACGCCGATGCGGATCTTAAACGGCACGTCCGGAATCATCCCCGGCGTGGATCAAGCCAACCGTCAAATGATCCTCGATCACCATCAAGAGACGCGCACAATCACGCAGCAGGCCACGTTAGACGTGAATTACGGGATCAGCGAGCGTTTTGGCTTGCAGGTCACGGTCCCGTATCTCTGGCGGACGCATCAACACATTGATGGGATCGGTGAGGACGGTCTCAATGGTGAAGGGGCGGCGACGAGGTTTTCGACGAATGGGATTGGCGATATTCGCGTGGGGTTGAAGTACAACGTGCTGCCGACTCTGCGAAGCATGGTGGTGTTTGGGTTCGGCGTGTATGTGCCGACCGGTGCCACGGGGGCCCATGACAATGCGGGAACTCGCATGGAATCGCCAGCCCAGCTGGGCCGCGGACAGGTCGGGATCAATCCAACGATCTATCAGTCGTATGAACTCATTCCGCATCGGTTGAATCAATTTTTCTCAGCCAGCTACCGGCATACGTTTCGGAATAATGACGGCTACCAGTTCGGCGACGAATATATGTTGAATGCCGGCTTGAATGTGGTGACCACCCCCTGGCTCGTGTTGACCGGCCAAGTCAATTACCGCTATCTCGTGCACGACAACTTTAGTTCCTCGCTTCTGCGTTCCGCGATACCAGCCGATGCGCCGGATTTCCCGGGCGAACCCGTGTTAATTGATCCCAACATCCGTAGTCGGGCGGTTCCAACGACCGGTTCGACCTACCATGCGTTTTCACCAGGTTTTCAGATAGACCTCGGCCAGTTGGTCCAGTCCAGTGTGACCAACATGACGTCCTTGTATTTCTATGCACAAATTCCATTTGCGCGGGATGCCAACAATAGTTTGGTGCAAGGAACCAGCTTCGTCTTTGGGCTGACAAAATCCTTCCAGATGATTTCTGTTGGGAGCTAG
- a CDS encoding TlpA family protein disulfide reductase yields MATQRQAARASMNITWGLTRKLIVTALLLSTLAGSALAMGARPPAAGMPAAGFSLTDLYGKAHSLEQYKGKIVLVNFWATWCKPCTSEMPAMQTVYDQLRDKDFVVLAVNELEDEAKVREHIQQYNHTFPVLLDRENQVANQYGVFGLPVSVFIDQQGVVQEYIKGGLLTERKIQEIVSRIQNAAPIKAATLR; encoded by the coding sequence ATGGCTACTCAACGACAGGCTGCTCGGGCATCGATGAATATCACCTGGGGCCTGACCAGGAAATTGATCGTGACGGCCCTGCTCCTGTCAACGCTGGCCGGTTCGGCCTTGGCGATGGGGGCGCGACCACCAGCCGCCGGCATGCCCGCCGCGGGGTTTTCGCTGACGGATCTCTATGGCAAGGCGCACAGCTTGGAGCAATATAAGGGGAAGATCGTGCTGGTGAATTTTTGGGCGACCTGGTGCAAGCCCTGCACGTCCGAGATGCCGGCGATGCAGACGGTCTATGACCAGTTGCGCGACAAAGATTTCGTGGTGCTCGCCGTCAATGAGCTGGAGGACGAGGCCAAGGTGCGCGAACACATTCAACAGTACAACCACACGTTTCCGGTGCTGCTCGACCGCGAGAATCAGGTGGCCAACCAGTACGGGGTGTTCGGCTTGCCGGTCAGCGTGTTCATCGACCAGCAGGGCGTGGTCCAGGAATACATCAAGGGTGGGCTGCTGACGGAGCGGAAGATTCAAGAGATCGTCAGCCGAATTCAGAATGCCGCGCCGATCAAGGCGGCCACGTTGCGATAA